Proteins encoded by one window of Planktothrix tepida PCC 9214:
- a CDS encoding fasciclin domain-containing protein codes for MAFNRFYTHSIAVLGIASLGFLAQVPARAQMQSPDSGTQNSPQMQQNMGSSQNILSVANSNGQYNTFIQAVRAAGLENILTGDGSYTVFAPTDEAFASLPAGTLEMLMQPENKEVLKQVLSYHVIEGEVPSNQMADGGIDSLAGGLAVRVAPDRVIVNNASVVQPDMEATNGIIHGINRVLMPTNLQNSLSQNSQNPQQISQFDNSQPSNTQDLDSPSDARDVDSQSERVTPQQRNNSSMDRMNTNDRMNTNDRMNTNDRNSTNQEIFDVDSPSDLRDVDSQSERVNPQQQPWRNNSINRPMNSNPSTNQRNDSTNSPMNSNPSSNQMNQQNSDDNSRPGLIEPHSPTDSQPGFPSQMN; via the coding sequence ATGGCATTCAATCGTTTTTATACCCACAGTATTGCTGTTTTAGGTATTGCCAGCTTAGGCTTTTTAGCCCAGGTTCCCGCTAGAGCGCAGATGCAATCTCCTGACTCAGGAACACAGAATAGTCCCCAAATGCAGCAGAATATGGGGTCATCCCAGAATATTCTTTCTGTTGCTAATTCTAACGGTCAATATAATACTTTTATTCAAGCTGTTAGAGCAGCCGGACTAGAAAATATATTGACAGGTGACGGTTCCTATACTGTCTTTGCTCCAACAGATGAAGCCTTTGCATCACTACCGGCTGGAACCTTAGAAATGTTAATGCAGCCTGAAAATAAAGAAGTATTAAAACAGGTTTTATCTTATCATGTCATTGAAGGTGAAGTTCCTTCTAATCAAATGGCTGATGGAGGCATTGATAGTCTCGCAGGTGGACTTGCAGTTCGTGTAGCACCGGATCGGGTTATTGTTAATAATGCCAGCGTTGTTCAACCGGATATGGAAGCGACCAATGGTATAATTCATGGGATTAATCGGGTTTTAATGCCAACGAATCTTCAAAATAGTTTAAGTCAAAATTCTCAAAACCCCCAACAAATCAGTCAATTTGATAATAGCCAACCCTCGAATACCCAAGACTTAGATTCTCCTTCCGATGCGCGAGATGTTGATTCTCAATCTGAACGAGTTACTCCTCAACAACGCAATAACTCTTCAATGGATCGGATGAATACCAATGATCGGATGAATACTAATGATCGGATGAATACCAATGATCGCAATAGCACCAATCAAGAAATATTTGATGTAGACTCTCCCTCAGATTTGCGAGATGTTGATTCTCAATCTGAACGAGTTAATCCCCAACAACAACCTTGGCGCAATAATTCCATCAACCGTCCGATGAATTCTAATCCCTCTACGAATCAACGGAATGATTCTACCAACAGTCCGATGAATTCTAATCCCTCTTCCAATCAGATGAACCAACAAAACTCTGACGATAACTCAAGACCCGGTTTAATTGAACCCCATTCTCCTACAGATTCACAACCCGGTTTTCCTAGCCAAATGAATTAG